A single window of Dermacentor albipictus isolate Rhodes 1998 colony chromosome 1, USDA_Dalb.pri_finalv2, whole genome shotgun sequence DNA harbors:
- the LOC135902835 gene encoding uncharacterized protein, with protein sequence MAPSIGADYRVGPETPAMPKPPLLKLIPVPRNVNPERDKERRLARARALVDFHAREEGAVYVDAAEYRWNSDAYAAVAVGASTGATKTEASVRTREAHRAEEVAVALAVSDPGCTTVSCDSRTAVKNYAKGRVCSEAARILRKAEDIGRKSAVVIKRFPAHMGSDVSERRNVNHNEKANSAARGLTNRAAASAADSECWSQCRAKDRMTTFNEIVKWYRLNRQTMPSPHPGLTRKKAVLYRQLQTLLTPVLAKHACPSVYASDVCRLCAKERATATHILWD encoded by the exons ATGGCTCCTTCCATAGGTGCCGACTATAGGGTGGGGCCCGAGACtccggcgatgccgaagcctccCCTCTTAAAGT TGATCCCTGtcccgaggaacgtgaaccccgagcgcgacaaggagcggaggttggcgagggccagggctctcgtggacttccacgccagagaagaaggcgccgtctacgtggacgcggcggagtatcgatggaacagcgacgcatacgcggcggtggctgtcggggcatcgacgggtgcaacgaagaccgaggcgagcgtccggactcgagaggcgcaccgggcggaggaggtggccgtcgccttggccgtctccgaccccggatgcactacagtgtcgtgtgactctagaacggcagtgaagaactacgccaagggtagggtatgtagtgaggccgcgcgcatactgcgcaaggccgaagACATCGGACGCAAAAGCGCTGTGGTGATCAAgcggtttccggcccacatgggcagtgacgtgtcggaacgcaggaacgtgaaccacaacgagaaggccaactcggccgcgcgaggactcaccaaccgcgcagctgcaagcgcggcagactcggagtgttggtcgcaGTGCAGGGCCAAGGACAggatgaccaccttcaacgaaatagtgaagtggtacagactgaacagacagactatgccgtCACCTCATCCGGGTCTTACCCGGAAGAAGGCAGTGTTATACAGACAGTTACAGaccctgctcaccccggtgctagctaagcacgcgTGTCCGAGTgtgtacgcgagtgacgtgtgtagactgtgcgcgaaggagagagccaccgcgactcacatcctttgggactga